One window of Steroidobacteraceae bacterium genomic DNA carries:
- a CDS encoding MFS transporter → MSALQYAAIAICIVINLIDGFDVIAVSFAAPEIARDWALEPTMLGAVFSSGLAGMVLGALFLSPLADRYGRRPLILSCLFVIGAGMLASAVAGGVSALVAARFATGLGVGGMLSSLTTMVAEYSNDRRRQFAISILQTGYPAGGIIAALSSAFLLDMYGWRSIFIAGGLISLAMIPAVFWRLPESIDFLMNRRRADALDRINQLLRRMNMATVTELPPTTAGRRARASVIEIFDTGFRSRTFAIWICFLMVMSSWYFVVNWTPKILVDSGLSRDAAISGGMLISVGGMLGGLALGWLSTRVRVSLLGAIFMFLAVVSMTAFGQLEVDLTAMLATTFLIGFCLAASMISLYATVPELYPARVRNTGTGWALGIGRLGAVIGPYVAGIVIGAGWERSTYFFALSTPLLISVVALTWLGSRTGSTIRSAR, encoded by the coding sequence ATGTCGGCCCTGCAGTACGCAGCCATCGCGATCTGTATCGTCATCAACCTAATCGATGGCTTCGATGTCATCGCCGTGTCCTTTGCCGCACCTGAGATCGCACGCGACTGGGCCCTTGAACCCACCATGCTTGGCGCGGTCTTCAGCTCAGGGCTTGCCGGCATGGTTCTCGGCGCCTTGTTCCTGTCACCGCTCGCGGACCGGTATGGCCGCCGACCGCTCATCCTCTCGTGCCTGTTCGTGATAGGTGCGGGAATGCTCGCGTCTGCAGTCGCCGGCGGCGTCAGCGCCCTTGTTGCCGCACGGTTTGCGACCGGTCTCGGCGTCGGCGGGATGTTGTCGAGCCTCACGACGATGGTGGCCGAGTACAGTAACGATCGTCGACGGCAATTCGCCATCAGCATCCTGCAGACCGGCTATCCGGCTGGCGGTATCATCGCCGCGCTGTCGTCGGCGTTCCTCCTCGACATGTATGGCTGGCGCTCCATCTTCATTGCTGGCGGCCTGATTTCCCTCGCCATGATTCCCGCCGTGTTCTGGCGACTGCCCGAGTCCATCGACTTCCTGATGAACCGCAGGCGAGCCGATGCACTGGATCGAATCAACCAGCTGCTACGGCGAATGAACATGGCGACCGTCACCGAATTGCCGCCCACGACGGCCGGACGCAGGGCGCGAGCATCGGTAATCGAGATATTCGACACCGGCTTTCGCAGCCGGACCTTTGCCATCTGGATATGCTTCCTGATGGTGATGTCGTCGTGGTATTTCGTCGTGAACTGGACGCCGAAGATTCTTGTGGACTCCGGCTTGTCCCGCGATGCGGCCATTTCCGGCGGCATGCTGATCAGCGTGGGTGGAATGCTTGGCGGCCTTGCCCTCGGCTGGTTGTCCACGCGTGTGCGTGTGAGCCTGCTCGGCGCGATTTTCATGTTCCTCGCGGTCGTATCAATGACGGCGTTCGGCCAGCTCGAGGTCGATCTGACAGCAATGCTGGCGACGACCTTCCTGATCGGATTCTGCCTCGCCGCATCGATGATCAGTCTGTACGCAACCGTGCCGGAACTCTACCCTGCCCGTGTCAGGAATACCGGCACGGGCTGGGCGCTCGGAATCGGGCGACTGGGCGCCGTGATTGGACCGTATGTTGCGGGCATCGTGATCGGAGCCGGGTGGGAACGCTCGACCTACTTCTTCGCGCTGTCGACGCCGCTGCTCATCTCCGTCGTCGCGCTGACCTGGCTCGGTTCCCGCACGGGCTCGACGATCCGATCCGCCCGATGA
- a CDS encoding 3-hydroxybutyryl-CoA dehydrogenase encodes MKNKWTICSIGAGRMGRGIAHAFAYAGFPVQLVDLKAREKDATRALEEQAFGEIRSNLAVLAALGMFSESQIEHVLARISFVPAERIAEELPKADFVFEGVPERIDAKREAFSATVPHLRDDVVIASTTSTILSTELAKHVDHPERFLNAHWLNPAFLIPLVELSPHAGTDERTVKRLYDLLRGIGKVPVRCAAEPGYIIPRFQTLIMLEAARMIEQGTATAEDIDKATRFGFGIRYAGMGVVEFIDFGGNDTLYNASNYLADSLQADRYRPPEIVSTLMKEGRNGLRDGRGFYDWAGRDIDRYRHDVMQRLVNLLRLQDCLPVPADDEVDQ; translated from the coding sequence ATGAAAAACAAGTGGACGATTTGCTCCATAGGCGCCGGCCGGATGGGGCGGGGCATCGCCCATGCATTTGCCTATGCCGGGTTTCCGGTGCAACTCGTCGATCTCAAAGCGCGCGAGAAAGACGCCACGCGCGCGCTCGAGGAGCAGGCGTTCGGTGAAATTCGCTCCAACCTTGCGGTTCTGGCCGCACTCGGCATGTTCAGTGAGTCGCAAATCGAGCATGTTCTTGCGCGTATCTCCTTCGTGCCCGCGGAGCGAATCGCCGAAGAATTGCCAAAGGCCGATTTCGTGTTCGAAGGCGTGCCTGAGCGAATCGATGCCAAACGCGAGGCATTCTCGGCGACAGTCCCGCATCTGCGTGACGATGTCGTTATCGCATCAACGACTTCGACGATCCTGTCCACCGAGCTGGCCAAGCACGTTGATCACCCCGAGCGGTTCCTCAACGCGCACTGGCTGAATCCTGCATTCCTGATCCCGCTGGTGGAGCTTTCCCCGCACGCAGGCACCGACGAGCGAACCGTGAAGCGCCTTTACGATCTGTTGAGAGGCATTGGCAAGGTTCCGGTCCGCTGCGCAGCGGAACCCGGCTATATCATTCCGCGGTTCCAGACCCTGATCATGCTCGAGGCGGCGCGGATGATCGAGCAGGGTACTGCGACGGCGGAGGATATCGACAAAGCCACGCGTTTCGGTTTCGGCATCCGATACGCAGGGATGGGCGTGGTGGAGTTCATCGATTTCGGCGGAAACGACACGCTCTACAACGCAAGCAATTATCTGGCCGATTCACTGCAGGCCGACCGCTACCGGCCACCCGAAATAGTATCGACGCTGATGAAGGAAGGCCGCAATGGTCTTCGCGACGGGCGGGGGTTCTACGATTGGGCCGGGCGCGACATTGATCGCTACCGCCATGACGTGATGCAGCGCTTGGTGAACCTCCTCCGCCTTCAGGATTGCCTGCCAGTACCGGCCGACGACGAAGTTGATCAATGA
- a CDS encoding NAD/NADP octopine/nopaline dehydrogenase family protein, producing MRISVLGGGHGCYAAAADLSDQGHEVTLWRRDAAALIEVITHGSITLKDARGRRDVPISAATDDIGTAVRGAELLLVPLPAFAQVDIARAIAPHVRDGQVIFLPPGTFGSYVMAKALHDAGQGANVSFAETGTLPYLARKHGPREVAITTRASDLPTGVFPSRNRDAAFEVLRKAYPSVQPVEDALSGALMNAGPIIHPPLIVMNAGPLEHFPEWDIHNEGTQPAIRRVTDALDRERIAVREALGYAPPHFPLSDHYEKDEWMYSNTRKALVDSGDWREKIDLCTHRYMREDLELGLSFLVSLAQWAGVAVPIAQGLLAMGSAICGENFRSSPRTWESLGLAGLDRAAIRVLLAEGIS from the coding sequence ATGCGCATATCCGTACTCGGCGGAGGACATGGCTGTTACGCTGCGGCAGCTGATCTAAGCGATCAGGGCCACGAGGTCACCCTGTGGCGCCGAGATGCCGCGGCGTTGATCGAGGTTATCACGCATGGCTCGATCACCCTCAAAGACGCGCGTGGACGACGCGACGTTCCGATTTCAGCGGCTACTGACGACATCGGAACGGCCGTGCGCGGCGCAGAACTGCTCCTGGTGCCTTTGCCGGCTTTCGCACAGGTCGACATCGCCCGGGCCATTGCACCGCATGTCCGCGACGGTCAGGTCATTTTTCTTCCCCCGGGAACATTTGGTAGCTATGTCATGGCGAAGGCCTTGCACGATGCCGGTCAAGGGGCGAACGTCAGCTTCGCCGAAACCGGCACGCTTCCCTACCTTGCGCGCAAACATGGCCCGCGCGAAGTGGCGATTACCACCCGGGCATCGGATCTGCCCACAGGCGTTTTTCCATCGCGCAACCGCGACGCTGCTTTCGAGGTGCTGCGCAAGGCATATCCGTCCGTGCAGCCTGTCGAAGACGCACTGTCCGGCGCGCTGATGAATGCCGGGCCTATCATTCACCCTCCACTCATCGTCATGAACGCGGGTCCACTCGAGCACTTCCCGGAATGGGACATCCACAACGAGGGAACGCAACCGGCGATTCGCCGTGTCACCGATGCGCTCGACCGGGAGAGAATTGCAGTGCGGGAGGCGCTTGGCTACGCGCCGCCCCATTTCCCGCTCAGCGACCATTATGAGAAGGACGAGTGGATGTACAGCAATACGCGCAAGGCTCTTGTCGACAGCGGCGACTGGCGGGAGAAGATCGACCTTTGCACGCACCGCTACATGCGCGAGGACCTGGAACTGGGCCTGTCGTTCCTCGTTTCGCTGGCGCAATGGGCGGGCGTAGCCGTGCCCATCGCGCAAGGACTGCTCGCGATGGGATCGGCGATTTGTGGGGAGAATTTCCGCAGCAGCCCGCGCACCTGGGAATCACTCGGGCTCGCAGGCCTCGACCGGGCAGCAATCCGGGTACTACTCGCCGAGGGCATTTCATGA